The Chitinophagales bacterium genomic interval ACGTCCTGATGCATTAGCAGTAACCATGGTACCATTATCCAAAAAATCACGGTCATTCGATCCCTGGTAACGGTAGCGGATGTCATTCACATTGCCACCCGGGTGAACAATAAAATCATAAACCAATGCCTGATCAGGATACTGTGCAGGATTTGCTATCATCACCAGATCAATGTGATCGTAAAGATTCTTATAGGTAACCTTGTTGAATAACTTCACATCCCTGATGCCTTCTTTAGGCGTAAAAGCAAGATAATAGTTAAGATAATCAGGTTTCATTTCTTCCGCGATCACCTGTGGATGAGGGTTGGCGCCGATAAACTCCACATCAATACGGTTGCTCTTATAACGTACATCCGGTATGGGCCTGTCTTCCGGATCAAGTGAGTGGTCGATGGTATAAGCATCTGACTCCTTTACACTTTGTGGGTCCTCTTCCATCGTGTACATCTCGAAGCTGATTGAAGACGGCAACAGCTGCACCTTCATCCCCTTATTGACATACATATACAGCAAATCCTTCCGCACTTCACCATGTTGATTTCTGAACTGTCCCTTGTTTTCAATAAATCCTATCGCACCTTTCAATGGTAACTTCTCAACCTGATGAGCCTGCAGATGAAAGAACGATACTGTCAGAATGAAAACGCTTAAAGAAATGCGAAGTAACGGAGTAACATAACTTTCCATGCTTTAAAGTATGGTTTAGATTTGCAAAGTTATTGCATTCAGGTAAAACAGCCATTCTAAAATTCTTAACAAGCTGTTAATCGGCGCGCCAAAAGTACTTCATTTGCTCCGGACAACCATATTCAATTTTTGAATTGAAATTTTTAACATTACTTTAACCTGTTTAACAACATAAATAGTGGATGTCCCACGAAAGGTAAATCCTGATACCATTCAAAACAGTCATTTCACCTTGCTGACAAATCATCTGGTGGCATGCAGATAAACCGTTCATTAATTTCTCAGGATGATGTGTTTCAACCGTATATAAAATCCTTGGTGTATTTTCACAGCCGGAAAATCATGATTCCGTTTTTCCAAAAAAAACCTCAACCGATAAATGCAGTTCAGAATTTTACTTCCAAAAAAAGGCAGCCTTTCACCTTGGCAGCTTGTAATGTTACTTGTCGCATTGATCCCGCTTGCTAACGTGAATACCTGCCTTGCGCAGGTACCGGATATCATATGGTCCAAAACTTTCGGTGGACCGGGAAATGATGTCATGCAGGATATTTTCCCTACCGCAGACGGAAATTTTATTATGCTCGGCCTGACGGATTCAACGGGCGGTGATGTGACATGTGCAATAAAAGGTAAACATGATACATGGGTAATCAAGATGGCGCCCGACAGCACGATACTCTGGCAAAAATGTTTTGGCGGAACGCTCGAGGAAGGAAATCCAAATTCAAAAATTATCCAGACAAGCGATGGTGGTTTTCTTTTTCAAACGGAAAGCTGGTCGGATGATTTTGATGTGCAGGGGCATCATAGCCAAAGCGATGCCTGGACGGTAAAGCTGGATGCAAACGGCAATAAGATATGGGCACACTCCTTTGGCGGTACGGATTTCGATACCCCGCGTTTCATGCTGGAATTGCCCGGGCATAAATACCTGCTGATGTCGCGCACCACTTCACATAACGGTGATGTGCCAAACAACAGTTACCCTGATTTTTTTAATGCATGGGTGTTTGTTGTCGATCAGGACGGTAACATCATCAGGAATAACATTTATGGTGGTTCAGGTGATGATGATTTATATAAAGCCATACTGCGGCCGGATGGCACACTCGCTATGTTTGGCCTTACCAATTCCACTGACGGTGATCTTGCAGGACTCAATACGCAGGGGGTTGACGGATGGATGCTGGTGACCGATACCATGGGCAATGTGATCTCAAGCAAAGTGTATGGGCATCAGAATGAGGAAGACATACTCGATGTCTTTCCAACAGCGGATGGAGGTTTCATAACCTTTGGTGATACTCAGGACCCAACAGTTGCAGTGGAGAATGGATCCTGGCATGGTGATTATGATTTCTGGGCGATGAAGCTGGATGGTAACGGCAATGTTCAATGGCAGGGAATATATGGCGGATTAAAACGCGAACAACTGCATCGTGGTGCGATATCTTCGTACGATGGCAGTTATTTCCTCAGCGGTTCAACCTTGTCAACGGATGGTGACATCCTCAATGAAGAAAACAAAGCCAGGGAATATTGTCTCATGCGTATCAGTTCAGCGGGCGTTTTTCAATGGAGTGTAGCAATCGGTGGCAGCGAGCCCGAATATTGTTACTCTATGCTGGATGGCGGATTTGTAGTGGGCGGTGCCTATTCCAATGATGGTGATGTGTCAGGGCTGCAAGGCGACGCTGATGGATGGGTGGTTAAATTTGACGTGCCGACATTGATTCAACAAATGGAGTCATCAACCGGTTTGCAGATTTTTCCCAACCCTTCTAATAACAAAGTACATATTGATTATGGAACTATCAACGCGCCTGAAGTGGTGGAAATAAAAAACATACTTGGCCAGACTGTATGCTCACTTCCTTCCGGTCAACAGCACGCTGATATTGATGTGCAGGGATGGATGCCAGGCAACTATTACCTGGTCATTCGTACTAAATCAGGCTCAGCCCGTCATTATGTAAAACCATTCGAGGTCGTGAAATAATATAGCTTGTAAGCGTTGGTAACAAAATACGAGGCAATCCGGGCGCTGCAACCGGTCAGCGGTCGTACGGATGGCGTGTATCAATCCATTAAAATAAAAAGCTGTTACCTATGAAAAAAGCAGTGATCACTTTCTTGCTTGTAGTATCACTCCTTATCGCCGCCGCAGTCATTCTTCCATTTATATATAAAGACCGCATTGTAGCGAAACTGAAAAACGCGGTCAATGAGCAAATCAATGCAAGAGTAGATTTCGGCAATTTTGATCTCACACTTTTCGCTGCCTTCCCCAACCTTTCGTTTTGCCTGAATGATCTTACCGTTATCGGCATAAATGAATTTGACGGTGATACACTTACTTCAGTGAAAGAGCTGAAAATAACACTTGACCTGATGAGCGTTATTAAAGGTGAAACTGTAAACATCCGTTCAGTTGCTGCTGACGGCGTATTGCTTAACCTGCAGGTGCTGAAAGACGGACAAGCAAACTGGGATATTTCAAAACCGGCGCCTGTTACTGGCACATCCTCCGCCACTGCTTACACGATATCGTTAAAATCCTACAAACTGACGAATGCCGAAATCCGTTATGATGATCAGTCGACCGGAATGAACCTATTGCTGAAGAATGCAAATCATGAAGGAACCGGTGATTTCACGAAGGATGTCTTTATACTTTCTACTAAAACGGATATGGAAAAACTTTATGCATCCTATGGTGGCATAAGTTACCTGCATGGCGTGCATGCCTTGCTGAACGCAGATCTTGAAATAGACAATAAGAACAGCAAGTACACTTTTAAAGAAAATACACTTACCCTTAATGATCTTGCAATCGCATTCGACGGGAATGTTGCCATGCCTGCAGACGATATCGTGATTGATATGAAGTTTGCATCAAAGAAGTCGGGCTTCAATGCCCTCGTTTCTCTCATTCCCACTATTTATAAAAATGACTATCAGCAGTTAAAGTCATCCGGAACATTTGCATTTGATGGCTTTGTAAAAGGCACCTATAATGATCATGCTTATCCTGCATTCGGCATTAACCTGTCGGTTCAAAATGGCATGTTTCAATATCCTGCATTGCCTGCTGCCGTAAAGAATGTTGCGATCGACCTTAAGGTGAATAATCCGGATGGCATCACCGACCACACGATCATCAACCTGAAACACCTGCATGCGGAAATGGGCGGTGATCCTTTTGATGCACGATTGTACATCAGCACTCCTGTTTCTGATGCCCGCATTGATGCAAGCATTAAAGGCAGGATTGATCTCGGCAAAATCAAAGACCTTGTACCACTTGAAAAAGGCACGAACTTGTCCGGATTACTGACTGCTGATGTAACCGCCAAAGGAAGCATGTCAGCCATTGAAAGCAAAGCTTACGATAAGTTTAATGCCGGAGGCACCATTTCCATTACCGGCATGTATTATAAGAGTTCTTCCTTCCCGTCAGGCATGATCATCAATAGTTTCCTGCTTTCCTTTAATGCAAAGAATGTGACGCTTAACAATTGCGATGTAAAAGCGGGAGGCAGCGATATCAGGACAACCGGCACAGTGGATAATCTCTTCGCGTGGTATTTTAAAGACGAACTGTTAAAAGGATCGCTCAACATTACTTCCGGTCTTCTTGATCTGAATCAGCTCATGACATCATCATCGTCTGCTGCTGCGCCGGTGGTGCCCGATACGGCTGCAATGTCCGTGATAACAATTCCGTCCAATATCGATTTCAACCTCCACGCATCAGCCGCCAAAGTGCTCTACCAGGAATTTGTGCTGCAAAACCTGGAGGGAAATGTTTCCATGAAAAATGCTGTACTCGATATGAGCGGTCTGACCTTTAATATGCTCGATGGCCGGGTTGAAATGAATGGCGTATATTCAACTGAAAATGTAAAACAACCCGGTTTCAATCTGAGGCTGGCCCTGACCGGTTTTGACATTGCAGAAACCGCAACATCCATGATCACAGTTCGGAAAATGGCCCCGATCGCTGAAAGATGCTCCGGCAGTTTTTCATCATCACTTAATGTCCTCGGCACATTGAATGGCCATATGCAACCGAATCTGAATTCACTCACCGGCAAGGGAACACTGAAGACCGGCAATGTGGTTGTTTCCAATTTTGAACCACTTAATAAAATGGCTGATGCGCTGAAGATGCCGCAATACAAACAAGTGGCACTCAGCAATGTCAACCTTTCGTTTGAATTTAAGGATGGAAGAGTACATGTTGCCCCGTTTGAAACCATTATTTCCGGCACGAGTGCTTCTATTGAAGGGTCGAGCGGATTCGATAAGACGATTGATTATAACCTTAACCTTTCCATACCAAAAGCACAACTCGGCACACAGGCGGTTAACATGGTGAATAACCTCCTGACGGCCGCTAATAAAACAGCAGGCACCCAGTACGCAATGCCGGATCCGGTGCATGTGAAAGTGAATATCGGTGGAACAACTACCCATCCTGTAATAAAAACAGGATTGAAAGATGCCGCAACCAATCTTACCGAAACAATTCAGGAAGAAGTGAAAACGGTGGTGGCAGAAAAAATAGAAGATGGCAAAGCGGAGGCAAAGGCACAAGCCGATAAACTGATTAGTGATGCCGAAGCAAAGGCAAAAGAGTTACATGCAGCCGCAGTAGTGACGGCAGATAAGGCAAAAAAAGAAGGCTATGTCGCGGCTGATAAACTGGTAGCACAGGCCAAAGATCCGATATCAAAGGCGGCGGCAAAGGCTGCTGCCGATAAGCTGAAAAAGGAAGCTGATGCACAATCTGCAAAAATTATAAAAGCAGCCGATGATGAAGGTAAACGGCTTGTGGATGAAGCACATAAGCAAGCCGATGCTTTATTGAAATAGCCAAACTATCCGGCAACCCCTTTGTAAGCAATTAAAGCTGCCGGCTTTCTTTGTCAGCCTTTCAAGATTGATTGCCGAAGTTATTCTGCCCAATATGCACGGGAGCGCTTCCTTCGTTCTTCCGGCTTAATAGATTCCTTTCAATTTTTTACATTTTTTTGCGATACAAATTGATATCTATGGCTGTTATCCACAATTTTTTCTACTTTTTTCCACACAAATGACAAATTTAGGGAACTGCATGTAAATATTTTCTGAAAAAATAAATTCCGGTTTACCTTTGATGCAAATCCTGCATCATGACCAATCTTCGATTAAGATCCGTTGAACGTGTAGCTGAACCCAAACACGTCGACATCCGGAATCAGGGTAAGAAAATCTCCGATTACTTTGCCGAAAACGTCTTCACGGAAGCGGTAATGAAAAGCTACCTGAGTGAGGATGCCTACCTCAGTGTAATGGCAGCTACCAAAACCGGGCAGAAAATCGACCGGAAAATAGCGGATCAGGTTGCTTCTGCCATGAAATCCTGGGCCATCTCGAAAGGCGCCACGCATTATACCCATTGGTTTCAGCCCCTCACCGGCGCCACCGCTGAAAAGCATGATGCCTTTTTCCAGATCAACAGTTCAGGAAAAGGGCTGGAGATCTTCGACAGCAATGCTTTGGTACAGCAGGAACCGGATGCCAGCAGTTTTCCCAGCGGAGGATTACGCAATACTTTCGAAGCCCGCGGCTATTCTGCATGGGATCCTTCATCGCCGGCATTCATAATGGAGATTGGCAGCGGCAAAACGCTGTGTATCCCAACCATCTTTGTTTCATACAATGGTGAAGCGCTCGATTACAAAGCGCCGCTCCTCAAGTCGCTGAATGCACTGGAAAATGCAGCGGTGGAAGTATGCCACTATTTCGATAAGAATGTGACGAAGGTGGTGCCTACCCTCGGATGGGAGCAGGAATACTTTGTGATTGATGAGGCATTATTTGAAGCACGGCCCGACCTTGTATTCAGCGGGCGCACCTTATTCGGTCATGCACCGGCAAAAGGGCAACAGCTGGAAGATCACTATTTCGGTTCGATTCCCGAACGGGTTTATGCCTTCATGCTCGATTTTGAATCAGAATCCTTCAAGCTGGGTATCCCGTTAAAGACAAGGCACAATGAAGTCGCTCCCGCACAGTTTGAAGTGGCCCCGATTTTTGAAGAAGTGAATGTGGCAGTAGATCATAATCAACTGCTCATGGATGTAATGCAGCGGGTGGCACGCAGGCACAAGCTGCGCGTTATCCTGCATGAAAAACCCTTTGCCGGCATCAATGGCAGCGGCAAACACAATAACTGGAGCATGGCGACCGACACCGGGAAAAACCTGTTATCACCCGGCCGTACACCAAAAACCAACCTGCAGTTTCTCACCTTCTTTATTAATGTAATCAAAGCGGTGAGTGAAGGAGATGACCTGTTGCGCGCCTCTATTGCTTCAGCCGCCAATGATTTCCGGCTGGGAGCAAACGAAGCACCACCCGCCATCATCAGCGTTTTCATCGGATCATACATGACTGATATCCTCACCGAAATCGAATCGAAGGTGGAAAGCGGAAAGTTTACCGAAGAGCGTGAACAGACGCTGCGCCTGGAGATTCATAACAAGATACCTTCGCTGATGCAGGACAATACCGACCGTAACCGTACCTCGCCGTTTGCCTTCACAGGAAATAAATTTGAAGTGCGTGCCGTCGGCTCATCACAAAACTGTTCCTCCACCATGACGGTGCTCAATACGATAGTTGCCGACCAACTCATCAAATTTAAAGCGGAGGTGGACGGCCTGATCGGGAAAGGCAAAAACCGAGAAGTGGCGATCATGGAAGTATTGAAGCGATATATCACCGAAAGCAAAAAAATCTGTTTCGAAGGCAACAACTATTCTAAAGAATGGGAAGAAGAAGCCGCACGCCGTGGCCTGCATAATGTGAAGAATACGCCGCGCGCTCTCGACTTCATGGTTACACCGGAGAGCATTGATCTTTTTGTACGTAACCAGGTTTTCACCAGGGAAGAGATTCACGCGCGCCATGAAATTGAACTCGAAAAGTATATCAAGATAGTGCAGATTGATGGCCGCATAATCGGTGAGCTTGCTGTCAATCAACTCATCCCTGCAGCCATTCAATATCAAAACGAACTGATCAGCAATATCAAAGGATTTAAAGAAATCGGTTTAGATGTAAAGCATACAGCGGCGCAGCAGGAACTCGTTAAAGAAATCAGTGAGCATGTGAATGCCATTCTTACGCTCGTGAATGAAATGACCGAAGCACGCAAAGCGGCCAACAAGACAGATAATATTCGAGAACGTGCCATCGCCTATTGCGACCGGGTGAAACCATTCTTTGATGAAATCAGGTATCGTGCCGACAAGCTCGAACTTATTGTAGACGACAAACTTTGGCCATTGCCTAAATACCGCGAATTGCTGTTTATGAGATAGGCTGTATATGCTATTGCAATTTCCCTCAATAAAAAACCGCCGGAAGTTCATCCGGCGGTTTTTTTACATTATGAACATGAAATACTGAATATAGCAGAACCAGCCATCAACTTCTATTCAACTGAATCGTATATGAGAGTGTTAGTCAATCTTGAAAAGTTTTCGTGTTATTTACCATTTACGCTGCAAGAACTCCCAGTGCTTTTCTCTCATCCAATCCATAAACCAAATATCACTGTAAATATAGCTGATCTCACAACTATCTTGTTTAAAGTAACCGTCTGTAATAAGATCTTTAGTGACATAATAAAACATAGTATCCGCAGGGAAAGGCCTTTTAGGATTTAAGTCATTTCTGTTAAAAGCTACATTAGGATATGATTGGATGTAAAATTGCCATTTGTTATTAATTTTTCAGCCCCTGCGATTTGTACTTCATCGTGCATTGCTGATGTATCAGGATCAATAGAAGCAAATAGTAATAAACTTTTTGATTTGTTAGCATTAAAAAAACAACATCAGCCATTTTCCATTCTTCTCTCTTTAAATATTTTATGATTTTTATGTATCTTTCCATCCACTGATTAAGTGTATCCTTAAAGTTTTACATTACATATACATAATCAAATGTTGATTTTAATTCTTTAACTTTCTCACGAAAGCATTGCAACTGTTTTTCTTCTTTCACCTGATAGCAGAATTGCACAGAAGAAATCACCTGAACAAATAAGCTGATCAATAAGATCCGGGACATGTTCATACGTATATTATTACTGACCTGCTTCCTTCCGCATACTACAAAGCGATCTTCTTACATATACTTCTGTCACAGACAGTCGACAAGAGGTTAGCGTCTTAAATGCCAGCTATGAATCGAAAGTTACATCTGGTGGAGAAATAGTCCGAGAACTTATTAGCTGACGAATTTTAAGCATCCTTAACCCTCTTAAAAAGAGTCATAAACAATATTATAAGAATAGGAATAAAATTTATAGCCGTAAGAAAAACACCATCATCAGAATTTATTAGAAAATAACCCATAAATGTCCACAATCTGTAATTGATGTATATGTTGCTAATATCCAACGTATCTAAAGCCAATGCAAAGTATACTCCTGTTGCAAAAATAAATCCATTTCCGAATAAATTAAATTGAAATATCTGTAATATATTACTAACAATAGATAAATTGAAAGATAGCTGGTCTACCCTGATAAAAAGATAGCCTCCAGA includes:
- a CDS encoding glutamine synthetase III — protein: MTNLRLRSVERVAEPKHVDIRNQGKKISDYFAENVFTEAVMKSYLSEDAYLSVMAATKTGQKIDRKIADQVASAMKSWAISKGATHYTHWFQPLTGATAEKHDAFFQINSSGKGLEIFDSNALVQQEPDASSFPSGGLRNTFEARGYSAWDPSSPAFIMEIGSGKTLCIPTIFVSYNGEALDYKAPLLKSLNALENAAVEVCHYFDKNVTKVVPTLGWEQEYFVIDEALFEARPDLVFSGRTLFGHAPAKGQQLEDHYFGSIPERVYAFMLDFESESFKLGIPLKTRHNEVAPAQFEVAPIFEEVNVAVDHNQLLMDVMQRVARRHKLRVILHEKPFAGINGSGKHNNWSMATDTGKNLLSPGRTPKTNLQFLTFFINVIKAVSEGDDLLRASIASAANDFRLGANEAPPAIISVFIGSYMTDILTEIESKVESGKFTEEREQTLRLEIHNKIPSLMQDNTDRNRTSPFAFTGNKFEVRAVGSSQNCSSTMTVLNTIVADQLIKFKAEVDGLIGKGKNREVAIMEVLKRYITESKKICFEGNNYSKEWEEEAARRGLHNVKNTPRALDFMVTPESIDLFVRNQVFTREEIHARHEIELEKYIKIVQIDGRIIGELAVNQLIPAAIQYQNELISNIKGFKEIGLDVKHTAAQQELVKEISEHVNAILTLVNEMTEARKAANKTDNIRERAIAYCDRVKPFFDEIRYRADKLELIVDDKLWPLPKYRELLFMR
- a CDS encoding T9SS type A sorting domain-containing protein, producing the protein MQFRILLPKKGSLSPWQLVMLLVALIPLANVNTCLAQVPDIIWSKTFGGPGNDVMQDIFPTADGNFIMLGLTDSTGGDVTCAIKGKHDTWVIKMAPDSTILWQKCFGGTLEEGNPNSKIIQTSDGGFLFQTESWSDDFDVQGHHSQSDAWTVKLDANGNKIWAHSFGGTDFDTPRFMLELPGHKYLLMSRTTSHNGDVPNNSYPDFFNAWVFVVDQDGNIIRNNIYGGSGDDDLYKAILRPDGTLAMFGLTNSTDGDLAGLNTQGVDGWMLVTDTMGNVISSKVYGHQNEEDILDVFPTADGGFITFGDTQDPTVAVENGSWHGDYDFWAMKLDGNGNVQWQGIYGGLKREQLHRGAISSYDGSYFLSGSTLSTDGDILNEENKAREYCLMRISSAGVFQWSVAIGGSEPEYCYSMLDGGFVVGGAYSNDGDVSGLQGDADGWVVKFDVPTLIQQMESSTGLQIFPNPSNNKVHIDYGTINAPEVVEIKNILGQTVCSLPSGQQHADIDVQGWMPGNYYLVIRTKSGSARHYVKPFEVVK
- a CDS encoding AsmA family protein; its protein translation is MKKAVITFLLVVSLLIAAAVILPFIYKDRIVAKLKNAVNEQINARVDFGNFDLTLFAAFPNLSFCLNDLTVIGINEFDGDTLTSVKELKITLDLMSVIKGETVNIRSVAADGVLLNLQVLKDGQANWDISKPAPVTGTSSATAYTISLKSYKLTNAEIRYDDQSTGMNLLLKNANHEGTGDFTKDVFILSTKTDMEKLYASYGGISYLHGVHALLNADLEIDNKNSKYTFKENTLTLNDLAIAFDGNVAMPADDIVIDMKFASKKSGFNALVSLIPTIYKNDYQQLKSSGTFAFDGFVKGTYNDHAYPAFGINLSVQNGMFQYPALPAAVKNVAIDLKVNNPDGITDHTIINLKHLHAEMGGDPFDARLYISTPVSDARIDASIKGRIDLGKIKDLVPLEKGTNLSGLLTADVTAKGSMSAIESKAYDKFNAGGTISITGMYYKSSSFPSGMIINSFLLSFNAKNVTLNNCDVKAGGSDIRTTGTVDNLFAWYFKDELLKGSLNITSGLLDLNQLMTSSSSAAAPVVPDTAAMSVITIPSNIDFNLHASAAKVLYQEFVLQNLEGNVSMKNAVLDMSGLTFNMLDGRVEMNGVYSTENVKQPGFNLRLALTGFDIAETATSMITVRKMAPIAERCSGSFSSSLNVLGTLNGHMQPNLNSLTGKGTLKTGNVVVSNFEPLNKMADALKMPQYKQVALSNVNLSFEFKDGRVHVAPFETIISGTSASIEGSSGFDKTIDYNLNLSIPKAQLGTQAVNMVNNLLTAANKTAGTQYAMPDPVHVKVNIGGTTTHPVIKTGLKDAATNLTETIQEEVKTVVAEKIEDGKAEAKAQADKLISDAEAKAKELHAAAVVTADKAKKEGYVAADKLVAQAKDPISKAAAKAAADKLKKEADAQSAKIIKAADDEGKRLVDEAHKQADALLK